A genomic region of Lytechinus pictus isolate F3 Inbred chromosome 2, Lp3.0, whole genome shotgun sequence contains the following coding sequences:
- the LOC135153179 gene encoding protein arginine N-methyltransferase 5-like, whose protein sequence is MYNAMAAQHVSCGRCLGCVPDISNSMQLASYAGFDFVAMPIVHPRFKREFVEGKAKDRVAAFARSDLLLPSQDWSALVVGKLSEWLQPDSENAVVRQNSQVALMQELNYAAHLSLPAVLVPLNNINCVNLARCLYSHMQGHSNHQVWIHVPIQAPGTMTDDLVENPSSFDETEKDNEPWHWWNTLRRACNHHKRLGIALEATADLPSQEIIDRWMGEPVKCAIFSTSLFLTNKKGFPVLSKAHQSLVMQLFRLDVQMMIKGTNRHPDKGIKAYQQYMEHLYQSQPPLGGVDAFAKGYEDYLQCPLQPLSDNLESQTYEIFEKDPVKYTRYQEAVFKALIDSVPETQKSTTKTIIMVLGAGRGPLVTASLKAAEQAERKVHVYAVEKNPNAAVTLFTLKEDKWGDLVTVVQTDMREWKAPVKADIIVSELLGSFGDNELSPECLDGAQPFLKDDCISIPCKYTSYLSPLMSHKLYNEVKLCKEKDKNPEAHFETPYVVRLQNVTVLDKPQSVFTFTHPAKLPTDNQRYKHLTFDIKEDAELHGFAGYFDTVLYGDIMLSTEPSTYSEGMFSWFPIFFPLKTPIHLRANSKVTVHFWRNVRSRSVWYEWSLTEPVATPIHNINGQSYTISL, encoded by the exons atgtacaatgcaatGGCGGCTCAGCATGTGTCTTGCGGGCGATGCCTCGGCTGTGTTCCCGACATCTCAAATTCGATGCAGCTGGCATCATATGCTGG ATTTGACTTTGTGGCTATGCCCATCGTGCATCCAAGATTCAAGAGAGAGTTTGTAGAAGGAAAAGCCAAAGACAGAGTGGCAGCATTTGCAAGATCAGACTTACTGTTACCAAGCCAAG ATTGGAGCGCCCTGGTTGTTGGAAAGCTGTCGGAATGGCTTCAGCCAGACTCTGAGAATGCTGTAGTTCGTCAGAACTCCCAGGTTGCCCTGATGCAGGAGTTGAACTATGCGGCCCATCTGAGTCTACCAGCTGTCCTGGTGCCCTTGAATAACATCAACTGTGTTAACTTGGCAAGATGCCTCTACAGCCACATGCAGGGTCATAGCAATCACCAG GTTTGGATCCATGTACCAATCCAGGCTCCAGGGACTATGACAGATGACCTAGTAGAAAACCCTTCATCGTTTGATGAAACAGAGAAAGACAACGAGCCTTGGCATTGGTGGAATACACTACGGCGGGCTTGTAACCATCACAAGCGGCTTGGTATAG CTCTTGAAGCGACAGCAGACCTACCATCACAAGAGATTATTGATAGGTGGATGGGTGAACCAGTCAAATGCGCCATCTTCTCCACATCTCTCTTCCTTACCAATAAGAAAGGGTTCCCTGTACTATCTAAGGCTCATCAGTCATTGGTAATGCAGCTATTTAGG CTCGACGTCCAGATGATGATCAAAGGCACCAATAGGCATCCAGATAAAGGAATCAAGGCTTACCAGCAGTACATGGAACACCTCTACCAATCCCAACCACCTCTGGGAGGAGTTGATGCTTTCGCCAAGGGTTACGAAGACTACCTACAGTGCCCTCTTCAG CCCTTGTCAGACAACTTAGAATCCCAGACATACGAGATATTTGAGAAAGATCCTGTGAAGTATACCCGCTACCAGGAAGCAGTCTTCAAAGCTCTGATAGACTCTGTCCCAGAGACacaaaaatcaacaacaaaGAC AATAATAATGGTTCTGGGAGCTGGGAGAGGCCCTCTTGTGACAGCATCATTAAAGGCAGCCGAGCAGGCTGAGAGGAAAGTCCATGTATATGCCGTAGAGAAAAATCCCAACGCAGCTGTAAC GTTATTCACACTGAAGGAGGACAAATGGGGTGATCTAGTAACGGTCGTTCAGACAGACATGAGAGAGTGGAAGGCACCGGTGAAGGCAGATATCATTGTCAGTGAGCTCCTTGGCTCATTCGGAGACAATGAACTCTCACCAGAGTGTCTAGATGGAGCCCAACCATTCCTTAAAG atgACTGTATAAGCATTCCATGTAAATACACCTCGTATCTTAGTCCTCTTATGTCTCATAAACTCTACAATGAAGTCAAGTTATGTAAGGAAAAGGACAAAAATCCAGAA GCCCACTTTGAGACACCTTACGTAGTCCGTCTACAGAATGTCACGGTCCTTGACAAGCCGCAATCAGTGTTCACCTTCACTCATCCGGCCAAGCTACCGACAGACAACCAAAGATACAAgcatttgacctttgacatcaAGGAGGATGCAGAACTTCATGGGTTTGCAGGGTATTTTGATACAGTGCTGTATGGTGACATTATGCTCA GTACTGAACCAAGCACATATTCAGAAGGAATGTTCAGCTGGTTCCCCATATTCTTTCCACTAAAA ACTCCTATTCATCTAAGAGCCAACTCAAAGGTGACTGTCCACTTCTGGAGGAACGTCCGAAGCCGCAGCGTATGGTACGAGTGGTCACTGACCGAACCTGTGGCTACGCCTATCCATAACATCAATGGCCAATCATACACCATCAGCTTGTGA